A DNA window from Bacteroides cellulosilyticus contains the following coding sequences:
- a CDS encoding TonB-dependent receptor gives MKHKILLVLLLGFMTCLTVSAQKVTLQFRQVKLTKVFDAITQQTGLTVAYSRPTVYPDRIVTIEAKDEELSNVLSKLFTGTDVVFEIGEKKIYLKEKKTSDSLQQTGKTKRISGTVIDEKGEPVIGASILVDETSNGTITNIDGEYSLTDVPENSTLTISYVGYKTIKLKASDKNLSNIILQEDSELIDEVVVVGYGVQRKRDVTGAMTSVDAAKIASVPVTSASEALQGRASGVLVSQDNWAPGTSPSVLIRGKRSINASNEPLYVVDGVPITGGLREISPSDIASMEVLKDASATAIYGSRGANGVVLITTKQGKNGKTMVDYNGYVGGQTIQNKLELMNAAQYAEYTREAYRNTNSSGKYTSDSPDKSADMANPMFKQDAYVLESLMMGYDENGNYNPGNVRTDNWFDHITRNGIVTDHQISVQGGNTKTNFLASATYNRVDGVIKDKSYERYSVRLNLNHEINKWFKFGLQTQYSHSIEQRGSGMEGDQYMYRISPLGALRNDDGTPTELVAADAQMWNPLMNLVDGAVSAPLKTSRYLGSYYIEVTFPIEGLKFRSNLGLDSRTVQDYQFYSSKTSKRQLGTSYAENGMSKYTMMTLENMFFYNKDFGKDHSLGLTLLQSIQEDKNESNQVGVQDIASDKLQYNDIASALTVDNIGSKLVKWNMASFMGRVNYSYKGKYLFTGSARYDGSSRLAEGHKWVLFPSIALGWRISEESFMKKQNIISNLKLRVGWGKTGNSAIDPYMTKGGLKLAKYVWDNGGKEVLGYAPSIMANDALTWETTKQWNIGLDFGLFDNRLSGAIDFYLQNTSDLLLERQIPVVSGFGSVLSNVGETRNKGIEVSLSSMNINSKAFQWTTDVMFYANKESIESLYNGKIDDIGNSWFIGQPLHVFYDYEKIGIWQDTPEDIAEMKKFNDNGASFKLGDIKIWDNGDNKITEADRKILGTTSPKFIASMVNNFSYKGFDFSFFLYASMGSMLNNDIEYENKPGRANSIVIDYWTPNNPTNAYPRPSVDNQEPAYVSTLRYQKANYLRIRNITLGYTLPDKITSRLRARRIRLYFAANNPFVFTNFKGIDPEGAAGYTTPSCSTWMGGVNLSF, from the coding sequence ATGAAACACAAGATTTTACTTGTCCTTCTTTTGGGCTTTATGACTTGTTTAACAGTCTCTGCTCAGAAAGTGACTTTGCAATTCCGGCAAGTTAAGTTAACAAAAGTCTTTGATGCCATTACACAACAAACCGGGCTGACTGTGGCATACAGTCGCCCTACAGTTTATCCGGACAGGATTGTTACCATTGAAGCAAAAGATGAAGAGCTATCGAATGTGCTTAGTAAATTATTCACTGGTACGGATGTGGTTTTTGAAATTGGTGAGAAGAAAATCTATCTGAAAGAGAAGAAGACTTCGGACTCTTTACAGCAAACAGGGAAAACAAAAAGGATTTCAGGTACTGTTATTGATGAAAAAGGCGAACCTGTTATTGGTGCCAGTATTTTAGTGGATGAGACGTCTAATGGTACGATAACTAATATAGATGGTGAATATTCTTTGACAGATGTTCCTGAGAATTCTACTCTGACTATTTCGTATGTTGGTTATAAGACTATTAAACTGAAAGCATCCGATAAAAATCTCTCCAATATAATACTTCAGGAAGATAGCGAATTGATAGATGAAGTAGTGGTGGTGGGGTATGGTGTGCAAAGAAAAAGGGATGTAACAGGTGCAATGACTTCTGTAGATGCAGCGAAGATTGCTTCTGTACCTGTTACCTCTGCCTCCGAAGCTTTGCAAGGACGTGCTTCCGGTGTATTGGTTTCTCAGGATAATTGGGCACCGGGTACTTCTCCGTCAGTTTTAATTCGTGGTAAACGTTCAATCAATGCAAGTAATGAACCGCTGTATGTGGTTGACGGTGTTCCCATCACAGGTGGGCTTCGTGAAATTAGTCCTTCGGATATTGCATCAATGGAGGTTTTGAAAGATGCGTCTGCTACAGCTATTTATGGTTCCAGAGGTGCTAATGGGGTTGTATTAATTACGACAAAACAAGGAAAAAATGGCAAAACAATGGTTGATTATAACGGTTATGTAGGGGGGCAAACAATCCAAAATAAACTTGAACTAATGAATGCAGCTCAATATGCAGAATACACACGTGAAGCATATCGTAATACGAACAGTTCAGGCAAGTATACTTCAGATAGTCCCGATAAATCAGCCGATATGGCAAATCCGATGTTTAAGCAGGATGCTTATGTGCTTGAATCTTTAATGATGGGATATGATGAGAACGGGAATTATAATCCTGGTAATGTCCGCACCGACAACTGGTTTGACCATATTACTCGAAACGGAATTGTAACAGATCACCAAATAAGTGTCCAAGGTGGAAATACCAAAACTAATTTTCTAGCTTCGGCCACTTACAACAGAGTGGATGGTGTTATTAAAGATAAAAGCTATGAAAGATATTCGGTACGTTTAAACTTGAATCATGAAATTAATAAATGGTTTAAGTTTGGATTACAAACTCAATACTCACATTCGATCGAGCAGCGTGGGAGTGGAATGGAAGGAGATCAATACATGTATAGAATCAGTCCTCTAGGAGCTTTGCGAAATGATGATGGAACTCCCACTGAACTAGTTGCGGCAGATGCTCAAATGTGGAATCCTCTAATGAATTTAGTTGATGGGGCAGTGTCTGCACCTTTGAAGACCAGCCGTTATTTAGGTAGTTATTATATAGAAGTAACTTTTCCTATTGAGGGACTAAAATTTAGAAGTAATTTAGGTTTGGATTCACGTACAGTACAAGATTATCAATTTTATTCTTCTAAGACATCGAAAAGACAGTTAGGAACATCATATGCTGAAAATGGGATGAGTAAATACACTATGATGACTCTTGAGAATATGTTTTTTTATAATAAGGATTTTGGTAAAGACCATTCATTAGGGCTTACATTACTGCAATCTATACAAGAGGATAAAAATGAATCTAATCAAGTGGGAGTACAAGACATAGCTTCAGATAAACTACAATATAATGATATTGCTTCGGCTTTAACTGTTGATAATATTGGTAGCAAGTTGGTAAAATGGAATATGGCATCTTTTATGGGACGTGTGAACTATAGCTATAAAGGAAAGTATTTATTTACTGGTTCTGCACGTTATGATGGTTCTTCGCGATTGGCGGAAGGACATAAATGGGTACTTTTCCCTTCAATAGCTCTGGGATGGAGAATTAGTGAAGAATCCTTTATGAAGAAGCAAAATATTATATCCAATTTAAAATTAAGGGTAGGTTGGGGTAAAACTGGAAATTCAGCAATTGATCCTTATATGACTAAAGGTGGGTTAAAATTAGCTAAATATGTATGGGATAATGGTGGTAAAGAAGTATTAGGATATGCTCCATCAATAATGGCTAATGATGCATTGACGTGGGAAACTACTAAACAATGGAATATTGGTTTAGACTTTGGGCTATTTGATAATAGACTTAGTGGTGCTATAGACTTTTATTTGCAAAATACTTCCGATCTTCTGTTGGAAAGGCAGATTCCTGTGGTATCGGGTTTTGGAAGCGTACTTTCAAATGTTGGCGAAACTCGGAATAAAGGTATAGAAGTCTCTTTATCATCAATGAACATTAATTCCAAAGCTTTTCAATGGACTACAGATGTAATGTTCTATGCTAATAAAGAATCGATTGAGTCTTTATATAATGGCAAGATTGATGATATTGGAAATAGTTGGTTTATAGGGCAACCATTACATGTGTTTTATGATTATGAGAAAATTGGAATTTGGCAGGATACTCCCGAAGATATTGCTGAAATGAAGAAGTTTAACGACAATGGGGCTAGTTTTAAACTGGGAGATATTAAAATCTGGGATAATGGAGACAATAAAATTACTGAAGCTGATAGAAAAATATTGGGAACTACCAGCCCGAAGTTTATAGCTAGTATGGTAAATAACTTTAGCTATAAAGGATTCGATTTTTCTTTCTTTCTATATGCCAGTATGGGTTCTATGCTCAATAATGATATAGAATATGAAAATAAGCCCGGGCGTGCGAATAGTATAGTGATAGACTATTGGACACCCAATAATCCGACTAATGCATATCCTCGTCCTAGTGTGGATAATCAGGAACCAGCTTATGTTAGTACGTTGCGATATCAAAAGGCAAATTATTTAAGAATAAGGAATATTACATTGGGATATACCTTACCTGACAAAATAACCAGTAGATTGAGGGCAAGAAGAATAAGACTCTATTTTGCTGCTAACAATCCATTCGTTTTCACTAACTTCAAGGGAATTGACCCAGAAGGGGCAGCTGGATATACGACGCCAAGTTGCTCTACTTGGATGGGAGGCGTAAATCTTTCTTTTTAA